Proteins found in one Labrus bergylta chromosome 8, fLabBer1.1, whole genome shotgun sequence genomic segment:
- the kiaa1143 gene encoding uncharacterized protein KIAA1143 homolog, with protein MNKSKASGVSWVKPAEPSFLKKFKSDVGYKEGPTVDTKRQTMPTLDDDSGSDRDDELPQVVVLKGGDLTADDVKKIKGEIRTGGGADKDDKPPPDGKILFKKPAKRSSSDKFQGITASSSKKKKKSDGEEKEAEVEEEEEKEKEKEKEKEKEKKEVKSGKKVKNNSLLSFGGDEEEEED; from the exons ATGAACAAAAGCAAAGCCAGCGGCGTGTCGTGGGTAAAACCAGCGGAACCATCTTTTCTGAAGAAGTTTAAAAGTGATGTTGGTTATAAAGAAGGACCGACTGTGGACACGAAG CGGCAGACAATGCCAACATTGGATGATGACAGCGGAAGTGATCGGGACGATGAGTTACCTCAGGTTGTAGTCCTGAAAGGTGGAGACCTGACTGCAGATGATGTAAAGAAAATCAAGGGTGAAATCCGCACAGGAGGTGGAGCAGATAAAG ATGATAAACCGCCTCCTGATGGTAAAATTCTGTTTAAGAAACCAGCCAAGCGCTCCTCCTCTGACAAATTCCAGGGCATCACTGCCAGCTccagcaagaagaagaagaagagtgatggagaagagaaggaggcggaggtggaagaggaggaggaaaaggagaaggaaaaggaaaaggagaaggagaaggaaaagaaggaggtgaagtctggaaaaaaagtaaaaaataacagCCTCCTGTCCTTCGggggagatgaggaggaagaggaggattaA
- the LOC110004396 gene encoding histone H3 gives MARTKQTARKSTGGKAPRKQLATKAARKSAPATGGVKKPHRYRPGTVALREIRRYQKSTELLIRKLPFQRLVREIAQDFKTDLRFQSSAVMALQEASEAYLVGLFEDTNLCAIHAKRVTIMPKDIQLARRIRGERA, from the coding sequence ATGGCGAGAACCAAGCAGACAGCTCGTAAGTCCACAGGAGGCAAAGCCCCCAGGAAGCAGCTGGCCACCAAGGCTGCCCGTAAGAGCGCCCCGGCCACCGGCGGCGTGAAGAAGCCCCATCGTTACAGGCCCGGTACCGTGGCTCTCAGAGAGATCCGTCGTTACCAGAAATCCACCGAGCTGCTCATCCGCAAGCTGCCCTTCCAGCGTCTGGTCCGTGAGATCGCTCAGGACTTCAAGACCGACCTGCGCTTCCAGAGCTCCGCTGTCATGGCTCTGCAGGAGGCCAGCGAGGCTTACCTGGTCGGTCTCTTCGAGGACACCAACCTCTGCGCCATCCACGCCAAGAGGGTCACCATCATGCCCAAAGACATCCAGCTGGCCAGAAGGATCCGCGGAGAGAGAGCTTAA
- the LOC109987445 gene encoding palmitoyltransferase ZDHHC3 isoform X2: MKSPVHRCRDVEHGRGLAGTGSGTTCIQTEQRIPISKDVITSSSASAMWFIRDACGIVCAVITWLLVFYAEFVVLFVMLLPSKNLTYSIVNGTLFNTFAFLAFASHLRAMCTDPGAVPKGNATKEYIESLQLKPGQVVYKCPKCCSIKPDRAHHCSVCKRCIRKMDHHCPWVNNCVGENNQKYFVLFTMYIALISLHSLVMVVFHFLNCFEDDWTKCSTFSPPATVILLILLCFEALLFLIFTSVMFGTQVHSICTDETGIEQLKKEERRWAKKTKWMNMRAVFGHPFSFLWFSPFSTPDHGKAETYQYVV; the protein is encoded by the exons ATGAAGAGCCCGGTGCACAGATGCAGGGATGTGGAGCATGGGCGTGGGCTAGCAGGGACCGGGTCAGGGACCACCTGCATACAGACCGAGCAGCGCATTCCCATCTCCAAAGACGTCATCACGTCGTCCTCTGCCTCTGCCATGTGGTTCATCAGGGATGCCTGCGGCATCGTGTGTGCTGTCATCACCTGGCTGCTGGTGTTTTATGCAGAGTTTGTGGTGCTTTTTGTGATGTTGCTGCCCTCCAAGAATCTGACATACAGCATTGTGAATGGGACCCTGTTCAACACTTTCGCCTTCCTCGCCTTTGCTTCACACCTTAGAGCAATGTGCACTGACCCT GGAGCCGTGCCAAAAGGAAATGCTACAAAGGAATACATTGAGAGCCTTCAGCTGAAACCAGGGCAGGTGGTCTACAAATGTCCCAAGTGCTGCAGCATCAAGCCTGACCGAGCACACCACTGCAG TGTTTGCAAACGCTGCATAAGGAAGATGGACCACCACTGCCCCTGGGTAAATAACTGTGTCGGGGAGAACAACCAAAAGTATTTTGTGCTTTTCACA aTGTACATTGCACTCATCTCTCTCCATTCTCTGGTCATGGTGGTCTTCCATTTCCTCAACTGCTTTGAAGACGATTGGACAA AGTGCAGTACCTTCTCTCCTCCAGCTACAGTCATCCTCCTCATACTCCTGTGCTTTGAGGCTCTCCTCTTTCTCATCTTCACTTCTGTGATGTTCGGCACCCAAGTCCACTCCATCTGTACCGACGAGACC GGCATAGAGCAGttgaaaaaggaagagagaagatGGGCTAAAAAAACTAAGTGGATGAACATGAGGGCGGTATTTGGACACCCTTTCTCCTTTTTGTGGTTTAGTCCCTTCTCCACCCCTGACCATGGGAAGGCTGAGACCTATCAGTATGTGGTGTGA
- the LOC109987445 gene encoding palmitoyltransferase ZDHHC3-A isoform X1, with protein sequence MKSPVHRCRDVEHGRGLAGTGSGTTCIQTEQRIPISKDVITSSSASAMWFIRDACGIVCAVITWLLVFYAEFVVLFVMLLPSKNLTYSIVNGTLFNTFAFLAFASHLRAMCTDPGAVPKGNATKEYIESLQLKPGQVVYKCPKCCSIKPDRAHHCSVCKRCIRKMDHHCPWVNNCVGENNQKYFVLFTMYIALISLHSLVMVVFHFLNCFEDDWTKCSTFSPPATVILLILLCFEALLFLIFTSVMFGTQVHSICTDETGIERLKGETGKWGKVPCWEAMRMAFGGPFSLSWCSPFAGLSCKTTPTEHVPVPQGEIIEEDVIEIPLD encoded by the exons ATGAAGAGCCCGGTGCACAGATGCAGGGATGTGGAGCATGGGCGTGGGCTAGCAGGGACCGGGTCAGGGACCACCTGCATACAGACCGAGCAGCGCATTCCCATCTCCAAAGACGTCATCACGTCGTCCTCTGCCTCTGCCATGTGGTTCATCAGGGATGCCTGCGGCATCGTGTGTGCTGTCATCACCTGGCTGCTGGTGTTTTATGCAGAGTTTGTGGTGCTTTTTGTGATGTTGCTGCCCTCCAAGAATCTGACATACAGCATTGTGAATGGGACCCTGTTCAACACTTTCGCCTTCCTCGCCTTTGCTTCACACCTTAGAGCAATGTGCACTGACCCT GGAGCCGTGCCAAAAGGAAATGCTACAAAGGAATACATTGAGAGCCTTCAGCTGAAACCAGGGCAGGTGGTCTACAAATGTCCCAAGTGCTGCAGCATCAAGCCTGACCGAGCACACCACTGCAG TGTTTGCAAACGCTGCATAAGGAAGATGGACCACCACTGCCCCTGGGTAAATAACTGTGTCGGGGAGAACAACCAAAAGTATTTTGTGCTTTTCACA aTGTACATTGCACTCATCTCTCTCCATTCTCTGGTCATGGTGGTCTTCCATTTCCTCAACTGCTTTGAAGACGATTGGACAA AGTGCAGTACCTTCTCTCCTCCAGCTACAGTCATCCTCCTCATACTCCTGTGCTTTGAGGCTCTCCTCTTTCTCATCTTCACTTCTGTGATGTTCGGCACCCAAGTCCACTCCATCTGTACCGACGAGACC GGAATCGAGCGTTTGAAGGGAGAGACGGGGAAGTGGGGGAAGGTGCCATGTTGGGAGGCCATGCGGATGGCGTTCGGTGGccccttctctctgtcctggtGCAGCCCCTTCGCAGGGCTGAGCTGCAAGACAACCCCCACGGAGCATGTCCCTGTCCCACAGGGGGAGATCATCGAGGAGGACGTCATAGAGATACCACTAGACTAG
- the LOC109987446 gene encoding transmembrane protein 42 has product MLSGSLYALLAGFMGAAASLTAKLSFGAHYLSDMCEAGLSRTGSPGQTAVCDWLHIPLRLLCAGLLFTCNTVMWTFFSKALRHCSSSARATVTTTASNFISSAVLGRLIFGETHAALWWVGISLTLCGLLVLHRSTPQALPQEEGKKDT; this is encoded by the exons ATGTTATCAGGGTCTCTTTACGCGTTGTTGGCGGGGTTTATGGGTGCTGCAGCTTCTTTGACTGCCAAGCTGTCATTTGGCGCACACTACCTGAGCGACATGTGTGAGGCCGGGCTCAGCCGGACTGGATCACCTGGACAGACTGCAGTTTGTGACTGG ctTCACATCCCTCTGCGGCTGCTGTGTGCTGGGCTGCTGTTCACCTGTAATACTGTCATGTGGACCTTTTTCTCCAAAGCTCTCCGGCACTGCTCCTCTTCAGCCAGGGCCACAGTCACTACCACTGCATCCAACTTCATCTCCTCA gCCGTCCTGGGGAGGCTGATTTTTGGAGAGACCCATGCAGCTCTATGGTGGGTAGgcatctctctcactctgtgtgGACTGCTGGTGCTTCATAGATCCACGCCTCAGGCTCTTCCACAAGAAGAGGGTAAAAAGGACACATGA
- the LOC109987409 gene encoding histone H1-like, which yields MAEEAPAVAAPVVKAPKKKAAPKPKSDGPPLPTLIISAVAESKERKGVSLSAVKKALAAKGVDVVKANKRINAAVVKLVTNGTLAQTKGSGASGSFKLAKKEPKAAKPAAKKVAKKAPAKAKKPAAKKATPKKTPVKKVAAVKKSPKKVAAKKTPVKKATKKPAAKSPKKAAPKKVVKKTPVKKTPTKKTAAKKTAAKKAKK from the coding sequence ATGGCAGAAGAAGCACCAGCAGTAGCAGCCCCGGTGGTGAAAGCCCCGAAGAAGAAAGCGGCTCCCAAGCCCAAGTCTGATGGACCCCCCCTCCCGACGCTCATCATCAGCGCTGTGGCTGAGTCCAAAGAGCGCAAAGGTGTTTCCTTATCGGCCGTCAAGAAGGCACTGGCCGCTAAAGGTGTGGATGTGGTCAAGGCGAACAAACGCATCAACGCCGCCGTGGTTAAGCTGGTAACAAACGGAACTTTGGCCCAGACTAAAGGCAGTGGTGCCTCCGGATCTTTCAAGCTCGCAAAGAAAGAGCCCAAAGCCGCCAAACCAGCAGCGAAGAAGGTCGCAAAGAAAGCTCCAGCCAAGGCAAAGAAGCCCGCAGCAAAGAAAGCTACACCCAAGAAGACTCCAGTCAAGAAAGTAGCAGCAGTTAAGAAGTCACCGAAGAAGGTAGCAGCTAAGAAAACCCCGGTCAAGAAGGCAACCAAAAAGCCTGCTGCAAAGAGTCCCAAGAAGGCTGCTCCCAAGAAAGTGGTCAAGAAGACTCCAGTGAAGAAAActccaacaaagaaaacagcagcaaagaagaCTGCAGCCAAGAAGGCCAAGAAGTAA